GCGCCTGGGGATCGCTCAGGCACTGCTGGGCGCCCCGGATCTCCTCATCCTGGACGAGCCGGCCAATGGCCTCGACCCCGCGGGAATCCGCGAGATCCGGCGCCTCGTCCGCCTGCTGGCTTCGCAACGCGGCATCGCCGTTTTCGTCTCGAGCCATCTTCTCTCCGAGGTCGAGCAGATGTGCGATCGGGTCACGATCATCCACCGCGGCCGCGCGCTGGCCACCGGGCCGGTGCGGGAGCTGCTCGACCGCTCCTCTTCCGGCGCGACGCGCTGGCGCGTCCGCCCCGCCGCCCGAGCCGCGGAGGTCCTTCGCCCCTTCGGCGGCGGAGAGCCCCCCCTGCTCGAAAACGAGGAGACCGTGATTACCCACACTGAAAGAGAAAAGCTCCCGCAAGCCGTCGCGGCGCTCGCCCGCGAAGGAATCGAGATCTTCGCCGTCGAGCCGAAAGCATCCTCGCTGGAAGAAGTGTTTCTGGAAGTCACGGGAGGAGAAACCGTCTGAGGAATTTAAGATTGAGAGATTGAAAGATTGACGATTAAGCACGCACGGAGGATACGACGAGTCAATCGTCAATCAGTCAATCAGTCAATCCGTCAATCGTCAATTGCGACTCGAAGCGAAGGATGAACGAATGAGATTTCTTCCCCTTGTCGAGAATGAAGTGCTGAAGCTACTCAAGCGCCGCCGCTTCCGCGTCGTGCTCCTGATTCTGGTCGCGCTGATCGGGCTGATCGTGTATGCGCAGATCAAGGGGCGCGAACGCTTCCTCGGCAAGGAGAACTGGCGCGTGCGGGTCCAGGAGCGCATCGCCAGGATGCAGAACCAGGTGCGCTCGGGACGGATGCCCAGGACGGCGGAACGCTGGACGCACTTCGAGATGGCGCGGCTCCAGTATCACGTGGACCGCAACGTGGACCCTGACGCGATCAGCGGGCCGCTCTTCGTCAGGCTCTTCGCCAACGCTTCGAGCTACCTGCTCTTGCCGCTGCTGGCCCTGGTCTTCGGCTCGGACATCGTGTCCTCGGAGTTCTCGCAGGGGACAATCAAGCTCTTGCTGACGCGGCCGGTCTCCCGCGCCGCCGTGCTCGCATCCAAGCTCGCCGCGCTCGTCCTCGCGATCACCCTGATGGTGCTCGCCGGAGGCGCCGTGGCCTACGCCTTCGGCGGCGCGGCGTTCGGCTTTGCCGGATGGGGCGCTCCGGTCCTGACGGGGTTTCGCCTCTCCGGCGCCGACGCTTTCGACGTCACGACGGTCCGTTCCCTCGTCCTCTGGAAAGACACGCTCCTCGTGTTCGGCCTGGCCTGGTTCGCGGCCCTTTCGGTCGGAGCCCTCGCCCTTCTGACTTCCGTTCTGCTGCGCTCGACCGCTGCCGCCATGGGGACGATGTTCGCGGCGCTCATCGCCGGAACGATCCTGCCGCGAGTGGCGCCGTCGTGGGAGGCGCAGAAGTACCTGTTCGTAACGAATCTCCCGCTCCCCGACTATTACTCGGGCTCTCCCCCGCCGATCCCGGGCATCACGGTCGGCTTCGCGGTGACGGTCTTGACGATCTGGGCCGCCGCCGCGGTCCTCGCGGCGTTCGTGGTGTTCCTGCGCCGCGACGTGCTCGCGTGAGGATGTCCTTTTCTAACTTGTCATCCCTTCGCTCTCTTTCCTGTCATCCCTTCGCTTCTTCTCTGTCATCCTGAGCGCAGCGAAGGATCTGCTTTTCTGGTCAAGCTGTGCCTTCCAGCTCAGGGCAAGCTCTGAACGCTGCGAAGGGTACAGACCGGGGACATGGGTAACAGATTGGACCGGGGAGATAGGTGACAGTTTCGCGCAGGATGGGCTCCGAGGAGGGGCCAGATGCCATGGAGCGAGACGACACCGATGAGGGAGCGAGTGAAGTTGGTGGCAGCATTCAGCGATGGGATCTTTTCGATGACGGAGCTGGCACAGCTGCATGGGATCAGCCGCAAGACGGGGTACAAGTGGGTGGAGCGGTTCGAGCAGGAAGGGTTGGACGGGTTGAAGGAGCGGTCGCGGGCGCCGAAGAGTTCTCCGCACCGGACGCCCGAGCAGGTCGTCGGT
This region of Candidatus Polarisedimenticolia bacterium genomic DNA includes:
- a CDS encoding ABC transporter ATP-binding protein, coding for NGAGKTTTIRMLVGLARPDRGRVRIRGFDVSRDFARAMAHVGSIVESPDLYSYLTGRENLLHFARMLPGGAEERIPELARLVALEERLDEKVETYSLGMSQRLGIAQALLGAPDLLILDEPANGLDPAGIREIRRLVRLLASQRGIAVFVSSHLLSEVEQMCDRVTIIHRGRALATGPVRELLDRSSSGATRWRVRPAARAAEVLRPFGGGEPPLLENEETVITHTEREKLPQAVAALAREGIEIFAVEPKASSLEEVFLEVTGGETV
- a CDS encoding ABC transporter permease, producing the protein MRFLPLVENEVLKLLKRRRFRVVLLILVALIGLIVYAQIKGRERFLGKENWRVRVQERIARMQNQVRSGRMPRTAERWTHFEMARLQYHVDRNVDPDAISGPLFVRLFANASSYLLLPLLALVFGSDIVSSEFSQGTIKLLLTRPVSRAAVLASKLAALVLAITLMVLAGGAVAYAFGGAAFGFAGWGAPVLTGFRLSGADAFDVTTVRSLVLWKDTLLVFGLAWFAALSVGALALLTSVLLRSTAAAMGTMFAALIAGTILPRVAPSWEAQKYLFVTNLPLPDYYSGSPPPIPGITVGFAVTVLTIWAAAAVLAAFVVFLRRDVLA